In one Pseudarthrobacter sp. NBSH8 genomic region, the following are encoded:
- a CDS encoding aromatic acid exporter family protein → MAAAAGLSASRRFLRGRIRTGLVRSRNSLVPAVQMTACAVGAYAFAEYVLGHSGPLFAATSSLIALGFSRDPRLRRVMEVGLGCTIGIAVGDLLLHWLGSGIWQAAVVLLFSILLARFLDSGNIFTTQLGLQSLLVVLLPAPDGGPFTRSIDAIVGGVFALLVTILIPKDPRREPRKDVRKLLHELAEVLRECASALSNSDSTQAWHALIRGRNCQPLVDAMRHSLRASGEVATLAPAHRRHRDELDRLKQSLDSIDLALRNSRVFARRLTSAINHAALSDEATENIAEVLEDTAAAIDELSLGLAETHDGARRAHLRTARQDFSEVALRLHPRLLEVQRLEGETVVMLFRPLMVDLLEATGMDPIEARDVLPGL, encoded by the coding sequence ATGGCCGCAGCAGCAGGACTCTCAGCAAGCAGGCGATTCCTGCGCGGCCGCATCCGCACCGGCCTGGTCCGGAGCCGGAACTCGCTGGTCCCCGCCGTCCAGATGACCGCCTGCGCGGTGGGGGCGTACGCCTTCGCCGAATACGTCCTGGGGCACTCCGGCCCCCTCTTCGCGGCCACATCGTCACTGATCGCACTGGGCTTCTCGCGTGACCCGCGGCTGCGCCGGGTGATGGAGGTGGGCCTCGGTTGCACCATCGGGATCGCGGTGGGTGATCTGCTGCTGCACTGGCTGGGCAGCGGCATCTGGCAGGCCGCCGTCGTCCTTCTGTTCTCCATCCTGCTGGCCCGCTTCCTGGACAGCGGCAACATCTTCACCACGCAACTGGGGCTGCAATCCTTGCTGGTGGTACTGCTGCCGGCGCCGGACGGCGGGCCGTTCACCCGCAGCATTGACGCCATTGTTGGCGGGGTGTTTGCGCTCCTGGTGACCATCCTGATTCCGAAGGATCCGCGCCGGGAGCCCCGCAAGGATGTACGGAAGCTGCTCCACGAACTGGCCGAGGTACTGCGGGAATGCGCCTCCGCACTGAGCAACAGCGACTCCACCCAGGCGTGGCACGCGCTGATCCGCGGCCGGAACTGCCAGCCGCTGGTGGACGCGATGCGCCACTCCCTCCGCGCTTCCGGCGAGGTGGCCACGCTCGCGCCGGCCCACCGCCGGCACCGCGACGAGTTGGACCGGCTCAAGCAGTCACTGGACTCCATCGACCTTGCGCTCAGGAACAGCCGCGTCTTCGCACGGCGGCTGACCAGCGCCATCAACCATGCCGCACTGTCCGATGAGGCAACCGAGAACATTGCAGAGGTGCTGGAGGATACGGCGGCTGCGATTGATGAACTCTCGCTGGGCCTTGCCGAGACGCACGACGGCGCGCGGCGCGCCCATCTGCGGACCGCCCGGCAGGACTTCAGCGAGGTTGCGCTGCGGCTGCACCCGAGGCTGCTGGAAGTCCAGCGGCTCGAGGGTGAGACTGTGGTGATGCTGTTCCGGCCGCTGATGGTGGACCTCCTGGAGGCCACGGGCATGGATCCGATCGAGGCGAGGGACGTGCTGCCAGGCTTGTAG
- the pstS gene encoding phosphate ABC transporter substrate-binding protein PstS — protein sequence MKALRFGRHAAIAVIAAGALALTACGSDNATGNTPAGKQTAAGTTVTGTLTGIGASSTGAAMDAWKAGFAAANSGATVQYSPDGSGAGRKAIIDGSAQFAGSDAYLKDEELASSMAKCGPEGAINIPVYISPIAVAFNLPGITELKLDAATVARIFRGEVANWNDPAIAALNAGVTLPDLKVTPVNRSDDSGTTTNFTEYLAAAAAEVWTDKASGVWPATLQGENAKGTSGVVKTVTDTPGAVTYADDSAVGGKLGTASIKVGEEFVKISADAAAKAVEAGKPVEGRSATDVAIKLDRKTTAKGAYPIVLVSYHVVCTTYDKQETVDLVKAFESYVVSDAGQKAAADSAKSAPLSSALAEKAVKAIESIKVKS from the coding sequence GTGAAGGCACTCCGTTTCGGCCGCCACGCGGCTATTGCTGTAATCGCTGCCGGCGCACTCGCGCTCACCGCCTGCGGTTCAGACAACGCCACGGGCAACACGCCTGCGGGCAAGCAGACTGCTGCCGGCACCACGGTCACCGGCACGCTGACCGGCATTGGAGCATCCTCCACCGGTGCAGCCATGGACGCCTGGAAGGCTGGCTTCGCCGCTGCCAACTCAGGCGCCACCGTACAGTACTCCCCGGACGGTTCCGGCGCAGGCCGCAAGGCGATTATCGACGGTTCGGCGCAGTTCGCCGGCTCAGACGCGTACCTCAAGGATGAAGAGCTGGCCAGCTCCATGGCCAAGTGCGGCCCCGAAGGCGCCATCAACATCCCGGTCTACATCTCCCCGATCGCTGTGGCATTCAACCTCCCCGGCATTACCGAGCTGAAGCTTGACGCCGCCACCGTAGCCAGGATCTTCCGCGGCGAGGTTGCCAACTGGAACGATCCCGCGATCGCTGCCCTGAACGCCGGCGTCACCCTGCCGGACCTGAAGGTCACCCCGGTTAACCGCTCTGACGATTCCGGTACCACCACCAACTTCACCGAGTACCTCGCCGCGGCTGCTGCCGAGGTTTGGACCGACAAGGCTTCCGGCGTGTGGCCCGCAACCCTGCAGGGCGAGAACGCCAAGGGAACCTCCGGTGTTGTCAAGACTGTCACCGACACCCCGGGCGCCGTGACATATGCGGATGACTCCGCCGTGGGCGGCAAGCTGGGCACCGCCTCCATCAAGGTGGGCGAGGAGTTCGTCAAGATCTCCGCCGATGCCGCTGCCAAGGCTGTCGAAGCCGGCAAGCCTGTCGAGGGCCGTTCCGCCACGGACGTCGCCATCAAGCTGGACCGCAAGACCACTGCCAAGGGCGCCTACCCGATCGTCCTGGTTTCCTACCACGTTGTCTGCACCACCTACGACAAGCAGGAAACCGTTGACCTCGTCAAGGCCTTCGAAAGCTACGTAGTTTCCGACGCCGGCCAGAAGGCAGCTGCTGACTCCGCGAAGTCCGCGCCGCTCTCCTCGGCCCTCGCCGAGAAAGCCGTCAAGGCCATCGAATCCATCAAGGTCAAGTCCTAG
- the pstC gene encoding phosphate ABC transporter permease subunit PstC, which produces MTATPLSSSQGAGRAGDKIFSGAALAAGCLILAVLFGVALFLVVQAIPALTAPAAEIQGGEGFFAYIWPIVIGTLIAAVIALVIATPVAIGVALFISHFAPRGLASGLGYVVDLLAAIPSVVYGAWGAAFLAKEISPAYNWLAGNMGWLPIFQGPASATGKTILTAGIVLSVMVLPIITSLSREIFLQTPKLHEEAALALGATRWEMIKMSVLPFARPGIISAVMLGLGRALGETMAVALVLSSGALTASLITSGNQTIAAEIALNFPEASGLKVSTLIAAGLVLFVITLGVNMIARWIITRHKEFSGAN; this is translated from the coding sequence ATGACCGCCACCCCCCTGAGCAGTTCCCAGGGCGCAGGCCGCGCCGGGGATAAGATCTTTTCCGGCGCCGCCCTGGCCGCCGGGTGCCTCATCCTCGCCGTCCTGTTCGGCGTGGCATTGTTCCTTGTTGTCCAGGCCATTCCGGCGCTCACTGCCCCGGCAGCCGAAATCCAGGGCGGCGAAGGCTTCTTCGCCTACATCTGGCCGATCGTTATTGGCACCCTCATTGCCGCCGTCATCGCCCTGGTGATCGCAACACCCGTCGCCATCGGCGTTGCCCTGTTTATCTCGCACTTCGCCCCGCGCGGACTCGCCTCCGGCCTCGGCTACGTCGTGGACCTCCTGGCCGCCATCCCGTCAGTGGTTTACGGCGCCTGGGGCGCGGCATTCCTCGCCAAGGAAATATCCCCGGCCTACAACTGGCTGGCCGGGAACATGGGCTGGCTGCCCATCTTCCAGGGCCCCGCCTCTGCCACTGGCAAAACCATCCTGACCGCGGGCATTGTGCTCTCGGTGATGGTCCTGCCGATCATCACGTCCCTGAGCCGTGAAATCTTCCTGCAGACCCCCAAGCTGCATGAGGAAGCCGCCCTGGCCCTCGGCGCGACGCGCTGGGAAATGATCAAAATGTCGGTCCTGCCGTTCGCCCGTCCGGGCATCATCAGCGCCGTGATGCTGGGCCTGGGCCGCGCATTGGGCGAGACCATGGCGGTTGCCCTGGTCCTCTCCTCCGGTGCCCTGACCGCCAGCCTGATCACGTCCGGCAACCAGACCATCGCCGCGGAGATCGCCCTGAACTTCCCCGAAGCCAGCGGCCTCAAGGTCAGCACGCTGATCGCCGCCGGCCTGGTCCTGTTTGTGATCACCCTGGGAGTCAACATGATCGCCCGCTGGATCATCACCCGGCACAAAGAATTCTCGGGAGCAAACTAA
- the pstA gene encoding phosphate ABC transporter permease PstA: protein MSSTLTPVRSKRSALTKGQLPPFAPYVVLALALIVGAAILALIGFNAFGWGIVSAILFTAGLVGWSAVVEGSRKAKDKLATCLVVGSFLVALLPLISVIWTVLVNGVPGLIAPGFLTNSMNGVTGAYDNKAVEEGAPVIGGIYHALVGTVQMTLVATVISVPVGLLTAIYLVEYGNDGRLARAITFFVDVMTGIPSIVAGLFAAAFFFAVVGPGTKTGAVAAVALSVLMIPVVVRSSEEMLKIVPNELREAAYALGVRKWRTIIKVVIPTAISGIASGVTLAIARVIGETAPILVTAGFATSINNNVFGGWMASLPTFIYTQILNPTSPANPDPSSQRAWGAALVLIILVMVLNLGARLIARIFAPKTGR, encoded by the coding sequence ATGTCCTCCACTCTCACTCCCGTGCGCAGCAAGCGTTCAGCCCTGACCAAGGGCCAGTTGCCTCCTTTTGCGCCGTACGTTGTCCTGGCGCTCGCGCTCATCGTGGGTGCCGCGATCCTGGCCCTGATCGGTTTTAATGCGTTCGGCTGGGGCATTGTCTCGGCCATCCTCTTCACCGCCGGCCTGGTGGGCTGGAGCGCTGTTGTGGAGGGCTCCCGTAAAGCCAAGGACAAGCTGGCGACTTGCCTCGTGGTGGGTTCATTCCTGGTCGCGCTCCTCCCGCTGATCTCCGTAATCTGGACGGTTCTGGTCAACGGTGTTCCCGGCCTGATCGCCCCGGGTTTCCTCACCAACTCCATGAACGGCGTCACCGGCGCCTACGACAATAAGGCTGTCGAAGAGGGCGCCCCCGTGATCGGCGGCATCTACCACGCACTGGTGGGTACGGTGCAGATGACGCTGGTCGCCACCGTCATCTCTGTGCCCGTCGGCCTGCTGACCGCCATCTACCTGGTGGAGTACGGCAACGACGGCCGGCTGGCCCGCGCCATCACGTTCTTTGTGGACGTTATGACCGGCATCCCGTCCATCGTGGCCGGCCTTTTTGCCGCAGCGTTCTTCTTCGCCGTGGTTGGGCCCGGCACCAAAACCGGTGCCGTCGCCGCCGTCGCGCTTTCCGTCCTGATGATCCCCGTGGTGGTGCGTTCCAGCGAGGAAATGCTGAAGATCGTCCCCAACGAACTGCGCGAAGCAGCCTACGCGCTGGGCGTGCGCAAGTGGCGCACCATCATCAAGGTGGTTATTCCGACGGCGATCTCCGGCATCGCGTCCGGCGTCACCTTGGCGATCGCCCGCGTTATCGGCGAGACCGCGCCCATCCTGGTCACCGCCGGGTTTGCCACCAGCATCAACAACAACGTGTTCGGCGGCTGGATGGCCTCCCTGCCGACGTTCATCTACACCCAGATCCTGAACCCCACGTCGCCGGCAAACCCGGACCCGTCTTCGCAGCGGGCCTGGGGGGCCGCCCTGGTGCTGATCATCCTGGTGATGGTCCTGAACCTGGGCGCCCGGCTGATCGCCAGGATCTTCGCACCCAAGACCGGCCGCTGA
- the pstB gene encoding phosphate ABC transporter ATP-binding protein PstB translates to MSKRIDVKDLNVYYGDFLAVEDVSINIEAKSVTAFIGPSGCGKSTFLRTLNRMHEVLPGARVEGEVLMDGDNLYGPGVDPVTVRSQIGMVFQRPNPFPTMSIRDNVLAGVKLNNKKISKGEADILVERSLQGANLWNEVKDRLEKPGSGLSGGQQQRLCIARAIAVEPQVILMDEPCSALDPISTMAIEDLINDLKDQYTVVIVTHNMQQAARVSEKTAFFNIAGTGKPGKLIEYGNTQNIFSNPSMKATEDYVSGRFG, encoded by the coding sequence ATGTCTAAGCGCATCGACGTCAAAGACCTGAACGTGTACTACGGCGATTTCCTGGCCGTGGAGGACGTCAGCATCAACATCGAAGCCAAGTCCGTGACGGCTTTCATCGGCCCCTCAGGCTGTGGCAAGTCCACGTTCCTTCGCACCCTGAACCGAATGCACGAAGTGCTGCCGGGCGCCCGCGTCGAAGGCGAAGTCCTTATGGACGGGGACAACCTCTACGGACCCGGGGTGGACCCGGTGACGGTGCGTTCGCAGATCGGCATGGTTTTCCAGCGGCCCAACCCGTTCCCCACCATGTCCATCCGGGACAACGTGCTGGCCGGCGTGAAGCTGAACAACAAGAAGATATCCAAGGGCGAGGCCGACATCCTTGTGGAGAGGTCCCTCCAGGGTGCCAACCTCTGGAACGAGGTTAAGGACCGCCTGGAAAAGCCCGGATCCGGCCTGTCAGGTGGCCAGCAGCAGCGTCTGTGCATCGCCCGTGCCATCGCCGTGGAACCGCAGGTGATCCTCATGGACGAGCCGTGCTCGGCCCTGGACCCGATCTCCACGATGGCCATCGAGGACCTCATCAACGATCTCAAGGATCAGTACACCGTGGTGATCGTGACCCACAACATGCAGCAGGCCGCGCGCGTTTCGGAAAAGACGGCGTTCTTCAACATTGCCGGAACCGGCAAGCCGGGCAAGCTGATCGAATACGGGAACACCCAGAACATCTTCAGCAACCCCAGTATGAAGGCCACCGAGGACTACGTCTCCGGCCGCTTCGGCTGA